In Candidatus Desulfatibia profunda, the genomic window TACCAAAGGCCGGTGAATACAGCCCCATTTTTCGAAAGATGTCCTGAACGATAAAATGTCTCATTTTTAGAGATTCGATTTCGGTCCTTAAGGCGGATCTCATCTCCTCTTCTTTAGAGACATCGGAGATAAGGCTACAGGCTTTTTTTAAAAAACGCGATGTTGTCTTTATGTGGCCTAGCTCGCATAATCCCTGCCGCCTGCTTATTTCGGACAGCTTGATCATGGTCGAAACCATATTGTTCGGGTCCTGCTTTTTCTGGGTAAAAACAAAATAAGCCGCCCTGAAAGCATTGAGAACGTCTTTGAATTGAAAGGTGAGCAGGGTAGTTGAAACCGTCCCCCCCATTACGATCATTAGCCCGGGAATATTAAAAAAATCATTCACATCGCCCGCCATGAGTATGGCGGTGATAATGAGAAATATGCCGGAGATAATTCCGACAAAAGATGCTAAATCCATAAAAAAACCTTTTACCCAAATTTAGTTAAAATTCAATTTGGTGTTATCCGTTAACAAATAACTTCCATTGAGCGTTATCGCTCAATTGGGGGCCTTATCTCCCTCGACGGTGTCTAGGCCTTATGCATGCTCTGAGGCATCGGCGGAAGATTGTTGACAGCTTTTAAAATAGCCTTTTGTAACGGTCTGTTTTTAAGCAGCTTATCGGTCATTTTAGCAAGAACTCCACTAACCTGGGAATATTATTGGATTTTGCCAGTTAATTAGCAATTTATGTGCCAGAACAACAATCGATTCCGGCACATTCCATAGTTATTTCAATTTTAGAACATTTAACTTGTTTAAATTTCAAGGATTCGTTGTTATTTAAATAAATCTCCGAGGCCGTTTCCAAGACTTGATAATAAAATCATTTTTTCAAAAAATAAAAAATTTTGACGTTTTTATGCTTTTC contains:
- a CDS encoding MotA/TolQ/ExbB proton channel family protein → MDLASFVGIISGIFLIITAILMAGDVNDFFNIPGLMIVMGGTVSTTLLTFQFKDVLNAFRAAYFVFTQKKQDPNNMVSTMIKLSEISRRQGLCELGHIKTTSRFLKKACSLISDVSKEEEMRSALRTEIESLKMRHFIVQDIFRKMGLYSPAFGMLGTLIGLVQMLSKLQDPSMIGPSMAIAILTTFYGSVLSTMFFLPVAGKLKSRTIIEVINLEIIFEGAICILDNNNPIIVYERLSSYIPAKQRRSITSMRTK